A window of Patescibacteria group bacterium contains these coding sequences:
- the rpmA gene encoding 50S ribosomal protein L27: MAHRKAGGSTQLGRDSQSQRLGVKKFAGEVVKPGNIIVRQRGTKYYPGKNVKQGCDDTIFAMKEGVVEFNSKMTKKFNGRLKKTCFVNVK; the protein is encoded by the coding sequence ATGGCACATCGTAAAGCAGGCGGAAGTACCCAACTTGGTCGCGATTCACAATCACAACGTTTAGGTGTTAAGAAATTTGCTGGTGAAGTAGTAAAACCTGGCAATATTATTGTACGCCAAAGAGGTACAAAATACTATCCTGGAAAAAATGTTAAACAAGGTTGTGACGATACAATTTTTGCTATGAAAGAAGGCGTTGTTGAATTCAATTCAAAAATGACAAAGAAATTTAATGGACGTTTAAAAAAGACTTGTTTTGTTAACGTGAAATAG